In one Silene latifolia isolate original U9 population chromosome 10, ASM4854445v1, whole genome shotgun sequence genomic region, the following are encoded:
- the LOC141606390 gene encoding growth-regulating factor 2-like isoform X2 produces MKRGEVVTVDLGLKLQENNNNNNVVYGGDACVNEAAGVLRNYHSFDLPSYYYSSGGMATAAMGFPFTAAQWKELERQAMIYKYMMASLPVPPDLLYSSFSTNLSPSSAFVPASYFMGKYGSGYGVRWSGNSKDAEPGRCRRTDGKKWRCSRDVAPNSKYCERHMHRGRPRSRKHVEQQQQQLLQQNHQAQPRSDLPINTTISNKANDSLTKKTRLNDQHSVGSCIVQPSKAPIFEHSMVSNANLFEDSRNLAWNDEQQWHHLMQTNMNSAFQHQLEGNLLNLNSNGGLSGKTDLSLLERPLIDAWSMGISETKENSSHGNAIDDEKCQIHMGLGLIDSWVTSTNAPGGPLAEVLMPGTATAVSSPSGVLQKTFATFSDSSGSNSPVCHNSNANSSMPFNWLG; encoded by the exons ATGAAGAGGGGTGAAGTTGTTACAGTTGATTTGGGTCTTAAATTacaagaaaataataataataataatgttgtttaTGGTGGTGATGCTTGTGTTAATGAAGCTGCTGGTGTTTTAAGGAATTATCACTCATTTGATCTTCCTTCATATTATTACTCTTCTG GTGGTATGGCAACAGCAGCAATGGGGTTTCCATTTACAGCAGCACAATGGAAAGAATTGGAAAGACAAGCAATGATATATAAGTATATGATGGCATCACTTCCTGTGCCTCCTGATCTTCTTTATTCATCCTTCTCCACCAATCTTTCACCTTCTTCCGCTTTCGTCCCCGCCTCATACT TTATGGGAAAGTATGGGAGTGGATATGGTGTAAGGTGGAGTGGAAATAGTAAAGATGCAGAGCCAGGGAGGTGTAGGAGGACAGATGGGAAGAAATGGAGGTGCTCAAGGGATGTGGCGCCTAATTCTAAGTACTGTGAGCGTCACATGCACCGAGGACGTCCCCGTTCAAGAAAGCATgtggaacaacaacaacaacaactccttCAACAAAATCATCAAGCTCAACCTCGGTCTGATCTCCCTATCAACACCACCATTAGCAACAAGGCAAATGATAGTCTTACTAAGAAAACTCGCTTGAACGATCAACATTCTGTCGGTTCTTGTATTGTTCAGCCTTCTAAAGCTCCAATCTTTGAACATTCCATGGTGTCCAATGCTAACCTATTCGAGGATTCAAG GAACTTGGCTTGGAATGATGAACAGCAATGGCATCACTTAATGCAAACCAATATGAACTCGGCTTTTCAACACCAACTTGAAGGAAATCTCTTAAATTTGAATTCAAATGGCGGTTTAAGTGGCAAAACTGACTTGAGCTTGTTAGAGAGGCCTCTGATTGATGCTTGGTCAATGGGAATTTCCGAAACCAAAGAAAACAGCAGCCATGGTAATGCCATTGATGACGAGAAGTGCCAAATCCATATGGGTCTTGGTCTTATTGATTCATGGGTGACTTCCACTAACGCACCCGGTGGACCATTGGCTGAAGTTCTAATGCCAGGGACAGCCACAGCTGTTTCGTCTCCATCCGGTGTCCTTCAGAAAACCTTTGCTACATTCTCTGATAGCAGTGGCAGTAACAGTCCTGTATGTCACAACTCTAATGCTAACTCTAGTATGCCATTCAATTGGCTTGGTTAG
- the LOC141606390 gene encoding growth-regulating factor 2-like isoform X1, with amino-acid sequence MKRGEVVTVDLGLKLQENNNNNNVVYGGDACVNEAAGVLRNYHSFDLPSYYYSSENVYAGGMATAAMGFPFTAAQWKELERQAMIYKYMMASLPVPPDLLYSSFSTNLSPSSAFVPASYFMGKYGSGYGVRWSGNSKDAEPGRCRRTDGKKWRCSRDVAPNSKYCERHMHRGRPRSRKHVEQQQQQLLQQNHQAQPRSDLPINTTISNKANDSLTKKTRLNDQHSVGSCIVQPSKAPIFEHSMVSNANLFEDSRNLAWNDEQQWHHLMQTNMNSAFQHQLEGNLLNLNSNGGLSGKTDLSLLERPLIDAWSMGISETKENSSHGNAIDDEKCQIHMGLGLIDSWVTSTNAPGGPLAEVLMPGTATAVSSPSGVLQKTFATFSDSSGSNSPVCHNSNANSSMPFNWLG; translated from the exons ATGAAGAGGGGTGAAGTTGTTACAGTTGATTTGGGTCTTAAATTacaagaaaataataataataataatgttgtttaTGGTGGTGATGCTTGTGTTAATGAAGCTGCTGGTGTTTTAAGGAATTATCACTCATTTGATCTTCCTTCATATTATTACTCTTCTG AAAATGTGTATGCAGGTGGTATGGCAACAGCAGCAATGGGGTTTCCATTTACAGCAGCACAATGGAAAGAATTGGAAAGACAAGCAATGATATATAAGTATATGATGGCATCACTTCCTGTGCCTCCTGATCTTCTTTATTCATCCTTCTCCACCAATCTTTCACCTTCTTCCGCTTTCGTCCCCGCCTCATACT TTATGGGAAAGTATGGGAGTGGATATGGTGTAAGGTGGAGTGGAAATAGTAAAGATGCAGAGCCAGGGAGGTGTAGGAGGACAGATGGGAAGAAATGGAGGTGCTCAAGGGATGTGGCGCCTAATTCTAAGTACTGTGAGCGTCACATGCACCGAGGACGTCCCCGTTCAAGAAAGCATgtggaacaacaacaacaacaactccttCAACAAAATCATCAAGCTCAACCTCGGTCTGATCTCCCTATCAACACCACCATTAGCAACAAGGCAAATGATAGTCTTACTAAGAAAACTCGCTTGAACGATCAACATTCTGTCGGTTCTTGTATTGTTCAGCCTTCTAAAGCTCCAATCTTTGAACATTCCATGGTGTCCAATGCTAACCTATTCGAGGATTCAAG GAACTTGGCTTGGAATGATGAACAGCAATGGCATCACTTAATGCAAACCAATATGAACTCGGCTTTTCAACACCAACTTGAAGGAAATCTCTTAAATTTGAATTCAAATGGCGGTTTAAGTGGCAAAACTGACTTGAGCTTGTTAGAGAGGCCTCTGATTGATGCTTGGTCAATGGGAATTTCCGAAACCAAAGAAAACAGCAGCCATGGTAATGCCATTGATGACGAGAAGTGCCAAATCCATATGGGTCTTGGTCTTATTGATTCATGGGTGACTTCCACTAACGCACCCGGTGGACCATTGGCTGAAGTTCTAATGCCAGGGACAGCCACAGCTGTTTCGTCTCCATCCGGTGTCCTTCAGAAAACCTTTGCTACATTCTCTGATAGCAGTGGCAGTAACAGTCCTGTATGTCACAACTCTAATGCTAACTCTAGTATGCCATTCAATTGGCTTGGTTAG